The Halobacterium hubeiense genome contains the following window.
GGTCGTCGTCGCGGGCGGCGACGAGGAGCGCGCGGCGGCGGCAGTCGCGGCATTCCTCGACGACTCGCGAGTGCTGGCGGCCGACGAGCCCGGCGGGGCGGGCGTCTACGGGGACCGCGAGACGATTCGGGAGTTCTTCGATGTGGGCGACGCGGAACTGGACGCGGCCGCGGGCGACCTCGCGGGCGTCGTCCGGGAGCGCGTGGCGCTGCTGGACGTCGAGAAGTAGGCGGCCAGCACGCATTTAGCGGGCGCGTCGGACCTCCTAGGTATGAGCGACGACAGCGAGGAGTACGTGCCCGAGGAGTCGACCGAGGAGTTCCCCAGCGAGCACGAGCGCACGCAAGCGGAGCACGTCGAGGAGACCCTCGAAGCGATGGAGGCGGCCGTACAGAGGTCGAGCTACCCGACGAACGCGAGTTCGCTGAAGGCCAAGTACGCGACCGCCCGCGACGAAGCCGTCAACGAGACGGAGGCGCTAGCGGACGTCTTCGACCGGCTGGTGCCCGAGGAGTACGACACCCCCGAGGACGCCCGGGAGGCGATTCTCGGCGAGTTGACCGGGCGCGCGGGCATCGAGCACGGGAACCACGCGGAGTACAACCCCGGGCGCGAGCTCGACGCGATGGACCTCGTCAAGGACGAGTGGCGCTAGCACACCTCGTTCCAGTCGAAACGGAGGGGTGTGGGGTGCTCGTCGTCGTGCGGTTCTGTCGCCGGGAAGGTGGTGGCGGGGTCGCGTCGTTCGGGAGGTGTCAGCGGGTTTTCCAGTCGAAACGCCGCCCGCGAGGAG
Protein-coding sequences here:
- a CDS encoding DUF5789 family protein gives rise to the protein MSDDSEEYVPEESTEEFPSEHERTQAEHVEETLEAMEAAVQRSSYPTNASSLKAKYATARDEAVNETEALADVFDRLVPEEYDTPEDAREAILGELTGRAGIEHGNHAEYNPGRELDAMDLVKDEWR